Proteins encoded by one window of Vibrio panuliri:
- a CDS encoding bifunctional molybdopterin-guanine dinucleotide biosynthesis adaptor protein MobB/molybdopterin molybdotransferase MoeA, translating into MKTRHLVPILGFAAYSGTGKTTLIEALLPKLTAAGLRIGMLKHAHHNFDVDKPGKDSFRLRKAGASQMLISSRNRYALMTETPEAESEFHYLLSRFDQQQLDVILVEGCKNIAFPKIELHRDEIGKPWLYPNDDNIIAIAADSKVDDSELPQLDINDLESIKDFVLEFVARKGEIGKEITAAGCCDTLSPAFLSVAQGQEKILSLVNCVSEVEPCSLQQSYYRILADNIVSPVNVPQYTNSAMDGFAIRGDDTQRDNYNVVAEVMAGHAYDKEVQIGQAVKIMTGAPMPLGADTVIMREQATANSDNVTFNGASIKAGQNVRQAGEDLAIGANVFTQGTRIESAEMGMLASLGFGETKVYRKLKVALFSTGDEVQAPGSEQKPNTIYDSNRFTIIGLLEKLGCETLDFGILEDNEQVMIEAIKEASQQADVVITSGGVSVGDADYIKLALDKLGQIDFWRINMRPGRPLAFGQINDKPFFGLPGNPVAVMVSFINFVEPALRKMQGEVNWQPLKVNAIATEDLRSKQGRTEFSRGVYQLDSAGRLTVRTTGKQGSGILRSMSEANCLIEISPAVDTVKVGESVTIIPLQGRI; encoded by the coding sequence ATGAAAACACGCCACTTAGTCCCTATTCTTGGCTTTGCTGCCTATTCAGGCACAGGCAAAACAACCCTGATTGAGGCGTTATTACCTAAGCTCACTGCGGCGGGTTTACGAATTGGTATGCTCAAGCATGCACACCATAATTTTGATGTTGATAAACCGGGTAAAGATAGCTTTCGCCTACGTAAGGCTGGCGCTAGCCAAATGTTGATTTCGTCAAGAAATCGCTATGCATTGATGACCGAGACACCAGAAGCGGAGTCTGAGTTTCACTACCTACTCAGCCGCTTTGATCAGCAACAACTCGACGTTATTCTGGTCGAAGGTTGTAAGAATATCGCTTTTCCAAAAATCGAACTGCACCGCGATGAGATCGGCAAACCTTGGTTATACCCTAACGATGACAATATCATTGCCATTGCCGCTGACAGTAAGGTAGACGACTCCGAGTTGCCGCAGTTAGATATTAATGACTTAGAATCAATCAAAGATTTCGTGCTCGAATTTGTCGCGCGCAAAGGAGAGATTGGCAAAGAGATTACTGCAGCTGGATGCTGCGATACCCTGTCCCCTGCATTCCTTTCTGTTGCACAAGGTCAAGAGAAAATACTCTCTCTGGTTAATTGTGTCAGCGAAGTTGAGCCGTGCTCTCTACAACAAAGCTACTATCGTATTCTTGCTGACAATATCGTCTCACCAGTTAATGTTCCACAGTACACGAACTCAGCGATGGATGGTTTCGCTATTCGCGGTGACGATACCCAGCGTGATAACTATAACGTTGTTGCGGAAGTGATGGCTGGTCACGCTTATGATAAAGAAGTTCAAATTGGTCAAGCGGTTAAAATAATGACGGGCGCACCGATGCCTTTAGGTGCTGACACCGTTATTATGCGTGAGCAAGCTACAGCAAACAGTGACAATGTCACCTTCAATGGAGCGAGCATCAAAGCGGGACAAAATGTCCGTCAAGCCGGCGAAGATCTTGCGATAGGCGCAAACGTCTTTACTCAAGGAACACGTATTGAATCGGCAGAAATGGGAATGCTGGCATCATTAGGCTTTGGTGAAACCAAGGTCTATCGCAAACTCAAAGTTGCCCTCTTCTCAACGGGTGATGAAGTACAAGCACCCGGTAGCGAGCAAAAGCCAAACACCATATACGATTCAAACCGCTTTACTATCATCGGGCTACTAGAGAAATTGGGATGTGAGACTCTTGATTTCGGTATCCTTGAAGATAATGAACAGGTCATGATTGAGGCAATTAAAGAGGCCAGCCAACAAGCCGATGTTGTAATTACATCTGGAGGCGTGTCTGTTGGTGACGCCGATTACATCAAGCTTGCGCTTGATAAGCTTGGTCAAATTGATTTCTGGCGCATTAATATGCGTCCGGGGCGCCCACTTGCCTTTGGTCAAATCAACGATAAACCGTTCTTTGGATTACCAGGCAACCCTGTTGCAGTGATGGTATCGTTTATCAATTTTGTCGAACCAGCTCTGCGTAAGATGCAAGGTGAAGTAAATTGGCAGCCATTGAAAGTAAATGCGATTGCGACCGAAGACTTGCGTTCTAAACAAGGACGTACCGAGTTTAGCCGCGGCGTATACCAATTAGATAGCGCTGGCCGCCTGACTGTACGTACAACCGGTAAACAAGGCTCTGGTATTCTCCGCTCAATGAGCGAAGCGAACTGTTTAATTGAGATTTCTCCTGCTGTAGATACAGTAAAAGTTGGAGAAAGCGTGACAATTATCCCACTTCAAGGCAGAATCTAA
- a CDS encoding DUF2960 domain-containing protein codes for MARTILYTYKDVEKELLFSYQQHRNIHEAVAEAEGIDLTEFLKMELQLEMVSDTKAVRNYRDNHFKKLGFGKITLKPKENLGVGKKNK; via the coding sequence ATGGCTCGTACAATTCTTTATACCTACAAAGACGTTGAGAAAGAACTGCTGTTCTCTTACCAGCAACATCGCAACATTCATGAAGCGGTAGCAGAAGCTGAAGGTATCGACCTTACTGAGTTTCTAAAAATGGAACTTCAGCTAGAAATGGTTTCTGACACTAAAGCGGTACGCAATTACCGCGATAATCATTTCAAAAAACTTGGCTTTGGCAAAATCACACTAAAACCTAAAGAAAATTTAGGTGTGGGCAAAAAGAACAAGTAA
- the nagK gene encoding N-acetylglucosamine kinase encodes MYYGFDVGGTKIEFGAFNEQLERVATERVPTPTSDYQELLSAIAGLVSKYDQEFNCEGKIGLGLPGMEDADNGTILTVNIPAAKGMPLRKDLEAKIGRSVRIENDANCFALSEAWDEELKDSPSVMGLILGTGFGGGLIYDGKPFSGRNNVAGEMGHMRLPIDAWFHLGENAPLLDCGCDKKGCIDNYLSGRGFELLYAHYYGEEKKAIDIIKAQAEGEPKAVEHVERFMELLAICFANLFTANDPHVVVLGGGLSNYDLIYEEMPKRIPKHLLSVAKCPKIVKAKHGDSGGVRGAAFLNIK; translated from the coding sequence ATGTACTACGGCTTTGATGTTGGCGGCACCAAGATTGAGTTTGGCGCGTTTAACGAACAGTTAGAACGGGTTGCAACCGAACGTGTGCCAACACCAACGAGTGATTACCAAGAGCTGTTGAGCGCAATCGCAGGGTTGGTAAGCAAGTATGACCAAGAGTTTAATTGCGAAGGGAAGATTGGTCTTGGTTTACCGGGTATGGAAGATGCCGACAACGGTACTATCTTAACGGTTAACATCCCTGCAGCGAAGGGGATGCCATTACGCAAAGATTTAGAAGCTAAAATTGGCCGTTCAGTACGTATCGAAAATGATGCGAACTGTTTTGCACTTTCAGAAGCGTGGGATGAAGAGCTAAAAGATTCTCCTTCGGTAATGGGGCTAATTCTTGGTACCGGCTTCGGCGGCGGGCTTATTTACGACGGTAAACCATTCTCTGGACGCAATAATGTAGCCGGTGAAATGGGGCACATGCGTTTACCGATTGATGCATGGTTCCATCTCGGTGAGAATGCACCATTGCTTGATTGTGGTTGCGACAAAAAAGGCTGTATTGACAACTATTTATCTGGTCGTGGTTTTGAGTTGCTTTACGCTCATTACTACGGTGAAGAGAAGAAAGCGATTGATATCATTAAGGCGCAAGCAGAAGGTGAGCCTAAAGCCGTTGAGCACGTTGAACGCTTTATGGAATTGCTGGCGATTTGCTTTGCTAACCTCTTTACTGCCAATGACCCACACGTAGTCGTACTTGGTGGCGGCCTATCGAACTACGACCTAATCTATGAAGAGATGCCAAAACGTATTCCCAAGCATCTACTGTCTGTGGCTAAATGTCCGAAGATCGTTAAAGCCAAACATGGCGATTCAGGTGGTGTACGTGGCGCGGCGTTCCTGAATATCAAGTAA
- a CDS encoding tRNA-uridine aminocarboxypropyltransferase produces the protein MRIHAFHHLYQQRLALSTKAFNARGSKVERCQYCQVAANNCICDYQPQIESDVAVMLMVSENEVFKPSNTGRLILDTIQEGYAFQWNRTDPDPKMLALLQDPSYQPLLVFPADYVENKQRVVHQPLNQFCDNKKPLIILLDGSWREARRMFRKSPYLDNLPVVSIHPQAISQYMMRKSDNEQHLATAEVAIMVLQQLEQNLAAHTLDLWFRVFRESYLMSKTQFKSDENRPELKRLIEEMTS, from the coding sequence ATGAGAATCCACGCCTTTCATCATTTATATCAACAAAGGTTAGCGCTTTCGACAAAAGCCTTTAACGCTCGCGGCAGTAAAGTAGAACGCTGCCAATACTGTCAAGTAGCTGCAAATAACTGTATCTGCGACTATCAGCCACAGATCGAAAGCGATGTCGCGGTGATGTTGATGGTGTCGGAAAACGAAGTGTTTAAACCAAGTAATACGGGGCGCTTGATCTTAGATACGATACAAGAAGGGTACGCATTTCAATGGAATAGAACGGACCCTGATCCGAAAATGTTGGCTTTGCTACAAGATCCTAGCTATCAACCACTGTTAGTTTTTCCGGCAGACTATGTTGAAAACAAGCAACGAGTAGTCCATCAGCCACTGAATCAATTTTGTGATAACAAAAAGCCACTAATCATTCTTTTAGATGGCAGTTGGCGAGAGGCGAGACGCATGTTTCGCAAGTCTCCCTACTTAGATAACTTGCCAGTGGTGTCGATTCATCCTCAAGCAATATCACAGTATATGATGCGAAAATCAGACAACGAGCAACACCTCGCAACGGCAGAGGTCGCGATTATGGTTTTGCAGCAATTAGAGCAAAACCTTGCTGCCCACACGCTTGACCTCTGGTTTCGAGTTTTTCGCGAAAGTTACTTAATGAGTAAAACCCAATTTAAGTCTGATGAAAACCGCCCAGAGCTTAAACGTTTGATTGAGGAAATGACGAGCTAA
- a CDS encoding sterol desaturase family protein produces the protein MQNPDMIRLSFFISVLVLCALWEWVAPRKQLTQKKLSRWLNNLGLVGFNSLCITLLMPWVAIESAIWANQSGVGLLNWLSLPSWVEIAIVVVLLDLTIYLQHLLFHRVPFLWRLHRMHHADQDIDVTTGARFHPIEILLSMWIKIAAVVALGASPMAVLVFEIVLNASAMFNHSNAKLSLPADRLLRRAVVTPDMHRVHHSVISKETHSNFGFFLSIWDRWFGTYRAQPELGHDKVRIGIPLFRNAREQWLDKMLTQPFRK, from the coding sequence ATGCAAAATCCCGATATGATTCGCTTAAGCTTTTTTATCTCCGTGTTAGTGCTGTGCGCGTTATGGGAATGGGTAGCACCGCGTAAACAACTGACTCAAAAGAAGCTCAGTCGCTGGTTAAATAATCTTGGTTTGGTCGGCTTCAACTCACTTTGCATCACATTACTGATGCCTTGGGTCGCCATAGAGAGCGCGATTTGGGCGAATCAATCTGGCGTCGGTCTACTAAATTGGCTTTCCCTTCCATCATGGGTCGAAATCGCGATTGTCGTGGTGTTACTTGACTTAACGATTTATCTACAGCACCTACTCTTCCATCGCGTACCTTTCCTGTGGCGTTTACACCGAATGCATCATGCCGACCAAGATATTGATGTCACAACGGGCGCACGATTCCATCCTATAGAGATTTTACTCTCTATGTGGATAAAAATCGCAGCGGTAGTCGCCTTGGGCGCTTCACCGATGGCAGTGCTGGTATTTGAAATTGTACTCAATGCCAGCGCAATGTTTAACCATAGCAATGCCAAGCTCTCCCTGCCTGCTGACCGTCTATTGCGTCGAGCAGTGGTAACACCCGATATGCATCGTGTGCACCACTCAGTCATCAGTAAGGAAACCCACTCAAACTTCGGCTTTTTCCTCTCAATATGGGATCGATGGTTTGGGACCTATCGCGCTCAACCTGAACTTGGGCATGACAAAGTGCGCATCGGCATTCCTCTATTTCGAAACGCTCGAGAGCAGTGGTTGGATAAGATGCTCACTCAACCTTTTAGGAAGTAA
- the fabG gene encoding 3-oxoacyl-ACP reductase FabG, with protein MFNDKICVVTGAAQGIGRTIVDRFAASGATMVYALDMNQEVLSKAFMGMNNVKPIVLNICDRAAIDVLVSQIKADFGRVDVLVNNAGITRDALIDKMSEHDWDMVVDVNLKGVFNLTQAIAPIMIENNTGSIITMSSVVGTDGNIGQTNYAATKGGVIAMTKTWAKEFARKGAQVRANCVAPGFVETPMTAELPEKVLDMMKGKTPLGRMGTPDDIANGVEFLASDKASFITGQVLKIDGGLVL; from the coding sequence ATGTTTAACGACAAAATCTGCGTAGTGACAGGCGCAGCGCAAGGTATCGGTCGAACCATTGTCGACCGATTTGCGGCAAGTGGTGCAACCATGGTGTATGCCTTAGACATGAATCAGGAAGTATTATCTAAGGCCTTTATGGGAATGAATAACGTCAAACCCATCGTATTGAACATTTGCGATAGAGCGGCAATTGATGTGTTGGTCAGTCAGATCAAAGCCGACTTTGGTCGTGTCGATGTACTGGTGAATAACGCAGGTATTACGCGAGATGCGTTGATAGACAAGATGAGTGAGCATGATTGGGATATGGTTGTCGATGTTAACCTCAAAGGGGTTTTTAATCTGACCCAAGCTATCGCGCCCATAATGATCGAAAACAATACGGGTTCAATTATCACCATGTCATCGGTGGTTGGTACGGATGGAAACATCGGACAAACCAACTATGCCGCAACTAAAGGTGGTGTGATTGCGATGACTAAAACATGGGCGAAAGAGTTTGCGCGTAAAGGCGCCCAAGTGAGAGCGAATTGCGTGGCTCCCGGATTTGTCGAAACACCAATGACAGCGGAGCTTCCAGAAAAAGTGTTAGATATGATGAAGGGTAAAACGCCTCTCGGTAGGATGGGAACGCCTGATGATATTGCCAACGGTGTTGAGTTTCTTGCAAGTGATAAGGCGAGCTTTATTACTGGGCAAGTACTAAAAATCGATGGTGGTTTAGTACTCTAA
- a CDS encoding acyl CoA:acetate/3-ketoacid CoA transferase: MVTVLTPESAATWINNDDTVLLGGFIGAVVPEAIERAIGERFAQTRTPTNLTLVFAAGQGDGRSRAINHLAQEGLVGCAIGGHWGLVPKLQQLAVDNLISAFNLPQGIISHLLRDTAAGKPGTISKVGLGTFVDPRIEGGKVNAVTREDRVEVIQLSGEEYLFYHKLPIDVAILRGTTADENGNITMEDECLIVESLAAAQAARNCGGKVIVQVKRVVAAGCLDPHAVKIPGVFVDAVVVCDDLNEHMQTFATSMNEEFVGRKPTNSDNVTKKLQSQTQSDPEKLDAKTIIARRAALELIPNSVLNLGIGAPEYIARVAQQASVIQHFTLTVEPGAVGGEPQSGLDFGASRLPQAIISQDQMFDFYDGGGVDQAFLGLAQCDVKGDINVSRFGRKIAGCGGFINITQNAKRVYFCGTFTAKGLQLAVEDGSLHILSEGQQPKFVESVEQITFSAAKALENHQPVLYITERAVFRLGIHGLVLIEIAPGIDLERDILKQMSFAPVISSSLKVMDKAIFKTHFELKFDSDVVNTSP; encoded by the coding sequence TTGGTTACAGTATTAACGCCTGAGAGCGCGGCAACATGGATTAATAATGATGATACCGTATTGCTTGGTGGTTTTATTGGTGCCGTTGTTCCAGAAGCCATTGAACGCGCGATTGGTGAGCGTTTTGCGCAAACACGAACCCCGACAAATCTGACCCTTGTTTTTGCCGCAGGGCAAGGAGATGGTCGTTCAAGAGCCATTAATCATCTAGCACAGGAAGGTTTGGTGGGGTGTGCGATTGGCGGCCATTGGGGGCTGGTGCCTAAGCTGCAACAACTCGCCGTCGACAACCTTATCAGCGCATTCAACTTACCACAGGGGATTATCTCTCATCTTTTGCGTGACACTGCAGCTGGAAAACCAGGAACCATTAGTAAGGTGGGATTAGGGACATTTGTTGACCCAAGAATTGAAGGTGGAAAAGTTAACGCAGTAACTCGTGAGGACCGCGTTGAAGTTATTCAACTGTCGGGTGAAGAGTATCTATTTTATCACAAGCTGCCAATTGATGTTGCGATTCTAAGGGGTACCACTGCCGATGAAAACGGCAATATCACCATGGAAGATGAATGTCTGATAGTCGAAAGTCTTGCTGCAGCGCAAGCGGCACGCAATTGTGGCGGCAAGGTAATAGTTCAGGTAAAGCGAGTGGTGGCAGCGGGCTGTTTAGACCCCCATGCGGTGAAAATTCCTGGAGTGTTTGTTGATGCAGTAGTCGTTTGTGATGATCTCAATGAACATATGCAGACATTCGCAACCAGCATGAATGAAGAGTTTGTTGGACGCAAACCTACCAACAGTGACAATGTCACTAAAAAACTGCAAAGTCAGACTCAATCGGACCCAGAAAAGTTGGATGCGAAAACCATTATTGCTCGCCGCGCCGCTTTAGAGCTAATTCCAAATTCAGTACTAAATTTAGGTATTGGCGCACCTGAATATATTGCACGAGTTGCACAGCAAGCCTCTGTTATTCAACATTTTACTCTAACTGTCGAACCCGGAGCCGTAGGTGGGGAGCCACAAAGCGGCTTAGATTTCGGTGCATCTCGGCTACCACAGGCTATTATTAGTCAGGATCAGATGTTCGATTTTTATGATGGTGGAGGTGTAGATCAGGCATTTTTGGGGTTGGCGCAATGTGATGTGAAAGGCGATATCAACGTGTCTCGTTTTGGACGCAAAATCGCAGGCTGTGGGGGATTTATCAATATTACCCAAAATGCTAAGCGAGTTTATTTTTGCGGCACTTTCACCGCCAAAGGCTTACAACTGGCTGTTGAGGATGGCTCGCTTCATATCCTCAGCGAAGGACAACAACCGAAGTTTGTCGAGTCAGTAGAGCAGATAACCTTTAGCGCTGCAAAAGCATTGGAAAACCACCAACCAGTTCTTTATATCACAGAACGTGCGGTATTCAGGTTAGGTATACACGGATTAGTGCTAATTGAAATTGCGCCAGGGATCGACTTAGAGCGCGATATATTAAAACAGATGTCATTTGCACCCGTCATAAGTTCGTCATTAAAAGTAATGGATAAAGCAATATTCAAGACACATTTCGAACTCAAATTTGATAGTGACGTTGTCAATACGTCGCCTTAA
- a CDS encoding response regulator: MIRLVLADDHRLMQDGLKSRLEMESNLDIVDCVGSGTDALQSTLTLKPDVLLLDINMPNLNGIEVLEKLEKSRSKTAVIMLSMHDSRDYVVRSVKAGAKGYVLKDVGSEELVMAINQVAEGRSYLSPQASDRLLEQLTEQPKPEDDTLSKRESDVLKAIVNGACNKDIADSLHISVRTVETHRLRIKKKLGATSTAALVKLALQKGLVS; encoded by the coding sequence ATGATTAGATTAGTGTTGGCCGACGACCATCGCTTAATGCAGGATGGCCTAAAATCTCGTTTAGAAATGGAAAGCAATCTCGATATTGTTGATTGTGTGGGTAGTGGGACAGACGCGCTGCAAAGCACGCTAACCTTAAAACCGGACGTATTGTTGCTGGATATCAATATGCCTAACCTCAATGGAATTGAAGTGTTAGAAAAACTGGAAAAGAGCCGTTCGAAAACAGCAGTGATCATGTTGTCTATGCATGACTCGCGTGATTATGTGGTTCGCTCAGTCAAAGCTGGGGCCAAAGGCTATGTTTTGAAAGATGTTGGTTCTGAAGAGTTAGTAATGGCAATCAATCAAGTGGCTGAAGGGCGTTCCTACCTTAGTCCGCAGGCGTCCGATAGGCTTTTGGAGCAGTTGACCGAACAGCCCAAGCCAGAGGATGATACGCTCTCGAAACGAGAGTCAGATGTACTTAAAGCAATCGTTAATGGCGCTTGCAACAAAGATATTGCAGATAGCTTGCACATCAGTGTCCGCACGGTAGAAACCCATCGACTAAGGATCAAGAAAAAGCTCGGTGCAACATCGACAGCGGCTTTGGTTAAGCTCGCGTTACAAAAAGGGCTTGTTAGCTAA
- a CDS encoding cache domain-containing protein, protein MGFIRNRRLTINIILLSIVPLILVVLIVASILFSQAKQLLSDQVSLTRSNIMAVKKQELKQYVEMAVKSIEPYYSDPSLTPQLAKQIVVQKLSQLTYGKDGYFFAYTWEGEALVLPYQPERIGKNWWDVEDVQGKKLLQELIFVSQRGGGFVDYLWQKPSAQEPLPKLSYAVSLDRWQWMIGTGVYLDDIERQVAHMHNGFDQNIGKTSSALFGVMFIAVSVIAGLGASLNLNVRRLANEQLSVLNQQIIDSQENERQRVSRELHDGVNQLLVAAKYRLDNVRKERNEIKKNSELDASKMAMEHAIVELRRISQDLRPPQLDDLGLVAAIGSYINGLRERTQLELVFEHDIEGEEFVPEVETTLYRVVQESLHNVEKHAHAQGVDVILQREGRTLLMTISDDGIGFPTDQAQSAQLVQEKMGLQNMRERVQAIGGTFTVTSSQGEGTEVRVSLNMEFI, encoded by the coding sequence ATGGGATTTATTCGGAATCGGAGACTGACAATCAACATTATCTTGCTCTCGATAGTGCCGTTGATTCTCGTGGTCTTGATTGTTGCTAGCATACTTTTTAGTCAAGCTAAACAGTTGCTTAGCGACCAAGTTTCGCTTACGCGCAGCAATATAATGGCGGTCAAAAAGCAAGAACTGAAACAGTACGTAGAAATGGCAGTGAAAAGTATCGAGCCTTACTACTCTGACCCAAGCTTGACCCCACAACTCGCCAAACAAATTGTTGTTCAAAAATTGAGCCAGCTCACGTATGGCAAGGATGGTTACTTCTTTGCATATACTTGGGAGGGCGAGGCGCTTGTACTGCCTTATCAACCGGAGCGAATTGGTAAGAACTGGTGGGACGTTGAAGATGTGCAAGGCAAAAAGCTCTTGCAAGAGTTAATTTTTGTCAGTCAACGTGGCGGTGGGTTTGTCGACTATTTATGGCAAAAACCATCGGCGCAAGAGCCTTTGCCTAAGCTTAGTTACGCGGTGTCACTTGATAGGTGGCAGTGGATGATCGGCACAGGCGTCTATCTTGATGATATTGAGCGGCAAGTTGCGCATATGCACAATGGCTTTGACCAAAATATCGGTAAAACAAGCAGTGCACTGTTTGGGGTAATGTTTATTGCTGTGTCGGTCATTGCCGGCCTAGGTGCGTCGTTGAACTTAAATGTCAGGCGGTTGGCAAATGAACAATTAAGTGTTTTAAATCAGCAGATTATCGATTCTCAAGAGAACGAGCGACAGCGAGTATCGAGAGAGCTGCATGATGGTGTCAACCAACTGCTCGTCGCAGCCAAATACCGGCTTGATAATGTGCGCAAAGAGCGCAATGAGATTAAGAAAAACAGCGAACTTGATGCCAGTAAAATGGCGATGGAGCACGCGATTGTGGAACTTCGGCGTATCTCGCAAGACTTACGCCCCCCACAATTAGATGACTTAGGGTTAGTCGCGGCAATTGGATCATACATCAACGGGTTAAGAGAACGGACTCAGTTAGAGTTGGTTTTTGAACATGATATCGAGGGTGAGGAATTTGTCCCTGAGGTCGAAACGACTTTATATCGCGTGGTTCAAGAGTCACTGCATAACGTGGAAAAGCACGCCCACGCACAAGGCGTAGATGTGATTTTGCAGCGAGAGGGAAGAACCTTACTGATGACCATTAGTGATGATGGAATAGGTTTTCCCACCGACCAAGCTCAGTCGGCTCAGTTAGTTCAGGAAAAAATGGGACTGCAAAACATGCGTGAACGTGTCCAAGCCATTGGTGGCACATTCACAGTGACGAGTTCTCAAGGTGAAGGAACGGAAGTTCGCGTCAGTTTGAACATGGAGTTTATATGA
- a CDS encoding TRAP transporter substrate-binding protein — protein sequence MKVKKVALASAIAIASTCVAMSAHAADKKILLKTPIAFGSHLPALGTPIQWYADHITQTSGGTIKMKIYEPGKLVNPAEILDAVSTGKVNSGYATAGYWQGKLPASALFSAVPFGPEAGEYMAWLFFGNGLKLYQEMYDQGGYNVKVIPCAIISPETSGWFRKPIEKPEDLQGLNMRFFGLGASVMEKLGVGTVQLPGGEIFGALEKGAIDASEFSQPAIDERLGFHKVAKYNYFPGWHQQSTIFELLINKDTWGEMSPAQQSAVQTTCMATMTYSIAEGEAMQYSAMEKAKQNGVEIRYWNEEMLTLFENTWMEVVDEKKKADPFFDKVWSDLSEFRNGYALWEANAFLPRATQQ from the coding sequence ATGAAAGTAAAAAAGGTCGCCCTCGCATCAGCTATCGCTATCGCTTCAACCTGCGTGGCGATGTCTGCTCATGCTGCCGATAAGAAAATTTTACTTAAAACACCAATCGCATTTGGCAGCCACTTACCTGCGCTTGGCACACCAATTCAGTGGTATGCAGACCATATTACGCAAACATCGGGTGGCACAATTAAGATGAAAATCTACGAGCCCGGTAAACTCGTGAATCCAGCAGAGATTCTCGATGCAGTCTCAACTGGTAAAGTCAATTCTGGTTACGCTACCGCTGGCTACTGGCAAGGCAAACTCCCTGCTTCCGCTCTCTTTTCTGCAGTCCCTTTTGGTCCGGAAGCTGGTGAATATATGGCATGGTTATTCTTTGGTAATGGCTTAAAACTCTACCAAGAGATGTACGACCAAGGCGGCTACAACGTGAAAGTTATTCCGTGTGCCATCATTTCTCCGGAGACATCAGGTTGGTTCCGTAAACCAATCGAGAAACCAGAAGATCTCCAAGGTCTCAATATGCGCTTCTTTGGCCTAGGCGCCTCAGTAATGGAAAAACTAGGCGTTGGCACCGTCCAACTGCCGGGGGGCGAAATTTTTGGCGCACTAGAGAAAGGGGCAATTGATGCCTCAGAATTCTCACAACCTGCGATTGATGAACGTCTTGGTTTCCACAAAGTAGCGAAATATAACTACTTCCCTGGTTGGCATCAGCAATCAACCATCTTTGAACTGCTGATCAACAAAGATACATGGGGAGAAATGAGTCCAGCGCAGCAATCTGCCGTCCAAACAACCTGTATGGCAACCATGACGTATTCAATCGCTGAAGGTGAAGCGATGCAATATTCCGCGATGGAGAAAGCCAAACAGAATGGCGTAGAAATCCGCTACTGGAATGAAGAGATGCTCACGCTGTTTGAAAATACTTGGATGGAAGTCGTCGACGAGAAGAAAAAAGCCGACCCATTCTTCGATAAGGTTTGGAGCGACTTATCCGAATTCCGCAATGGCTATGCCTTGTGGGAAGCGAATGCGTTCTTACCACGCGCGACTCAACAATAG
- a CDS encoding TRAP transporter small permease subunit, translating to MSKVLCSTSTPPFYVQIEKIITSASKALAWTNLALVAVIIIQVILRKVFSNGQIALEELQWHLYATAVMFGTAYAQVTNLHVRVDILFHKFSARKKALVDSLGLIFLAMPFVVVVILHSYDFAYEAWRVNESSSSPSGLPYRWLIKSVIPLSFAMLLLAMFSTLLKNIDTLFKGARHGSE from the coding sequence ATGAGTAAGGTGTTATGTTCCACCTCAACGCCCCCTTTCTATGTTCAGATAGAAAAAATCATCACATCTGCAAGCAAAGCCTTAGCATGGACTAATCTTGCGCTTGTGGCGGTGATTATTATCCAAGTTATATTGCGTAAGGTCTTCTCAAACGGTCAAATCGCGCTTGAAGAGCTACAATGGCATCTCTACGCAACAGCCGTAATGTTTGGTACCGCTTATGCTCAAGTGACCAATCTTCACGTTCGCGTTGATATTCTATTTCACAAGTTTTCCGCGCGCAAAAAAGCATTAGTCGATTCGCTCGGTCTGATTTTCTTAGCCATGCCCTTCGTGGTCGTCGTTATTCTCCACTCCTATGATTTTGCCTATGAAGCGTGGCGAGTAAATGAGAGTTCATCATCCCCATCGGGGTTGCCCTACCGTTGGCTAATCAAAAGTGTCATACCGCTAAGTTTTGCCATGCTGCTACTTGCCATGTTCTCAACCTTATTAAAAAACATCGATACACTGTTTAAAGGAGCACGTCATGGAAGCGAATGA